From the genome of Candidatus Hadarchaeales archaeon, one region includes:
- a CDS encoding 30S ribosomal protein S11, whose protein sequence is MPEQREKWGVAHIYSSFNNTIIHITDLTGAETIAKASGGMMVKADREEASPYAAIQAAMKAAQEAMDKGIAGVHIKVRAPGGHGPKIPGPGAQAAIRALARAGLKIGRIEDVTPIPHDGTRKPGGRRGRRV, encoded by the coding sequence ATGCCTGAACAGAGAGAAAAGTGGGGAGTGGCGCACATCTATTCGTCTTTCAACAACACGATCATTCACATAACTGACTTAACCGGTGCGGAGACGATTGCGAAGGCTTCTGGAGGGATGATGGTCAAAGCGGACAGGGAAGAGGCTTCTCCCTACGCTGCAATTCAGGCTGCCATGAAGGCTGCGCAAGAGGCGATGGATAAGGGAATAGCTGGCGTACACATAAAAGTCAGGGCTCCTGGAGGACACGGACCGAAAATTCCAGGACCGGGTGCTCAGGCGGCGATAAGAGCACTCGCTAGAGCAGGTTTAAAAATCGGGAGGATAGAGGATGTAACACCCATACCGCATGACGGGACTAGAAAACCAGGAGGAAGAAGGGGAAGGAGAGTGTAA
- a CDS encoding site-specific DNA-methyltransferase: protein MKEGIYMKNERELKFPDDFINKIICGDCFVLIKKIPDGCVDAIITDPPYGLYKEGVCSDEDLTTFYKVLPECYRVLKKNAFFITFFSTKFLPKLFKNNPFTYFWQIILYCPEGAVKSPIGITKYMSCLVFKKGNPRIVLRNKDIFVDTPGKMIEPDEGFINHPTPKPKHFIREILRMFTKEGDLILDPFIGSGSTAVACKQLNRRFIGFEINEKYCQLANRRLSSLNLFSKKKIQLR from the coding sequence ATGAAAGAAGGGATTTATATGAAAAATGAACGTGAACTCAAATTTCCCGACGATTTTATCAACAAAATAATTTGTGGTGATTGTTTTGTATTAATCAAGAAGATACCAGATGGTTGTGTTGATGCGATTATCACCGATCCCCCTTACGGATTGTATAAGGAAGGAGTATGTAGCGATGAAGATTTGACTACTTTCTATAAAGTGCTCCCCGAATGCTACAGGGTTTTAAAAAAGAATGCTTTTTTTATAACATTTTTTAGCACAAAATTTCTTCCCAAGTTATTTAAGAATAATCCCTTCACTTATTTTTGGCAAATTATACTCTACTGTCCAGAGGGAGCAGTTAAATCACCAATAGGGATTACAAAGTATATGTCTTGTCTTGTTTTCAAAAAAGGAAATCCACGGATTGTTTTGCGAAATAAAGATATTTTTGTTGATACTCCTGGAAAAATGATTGAACCTGACGAAGGCTTCATAAATCATCCGACCCCAAAACCAAAACATTTCATAAGGGAGATTCTACGAATGTTTACAAAGGAGGGAGATCTAATCCTAGATCCTTTTATTGGTAGCGGAAGCACTGCGGTAGCTTGTAAACAATTAAACAGACGGTTCATCGGTTTTGAGATCAACGAAAAATATTGCCAACTTGCAAATAGAAGATTATCATCACTTAATCTTTTTTCTAAAAAAAAGATTCAACTGCGATAA
- a CDS encoding 30S ribosomal protein S13 — protein MAEEIKHIVRIAGHDLDGKKAVHHALLGIKGVSFSLARAVAYAANIDPFRKIGTLTEEEVKKIEDVLKDPLAHGIPAWMLNRRKDYETGKDMHLVGPEIDFYVKMDIDREKRIRSRRGIRHELGLPVRGQRTRTTGRRGMTVGVVRKKGAQPKAEEKEEKKK, from the coding sequence ATGGCAGAAGAGATAAAGCACATAGTCAGAATCGCGGGGCATGACTTAGACGGAAAAAAGGCAGTTCACCATGCCTTGCTCGGGATAAAGGGAGTGAGTTTTAGTTTAGCGAGAGCGGTGGCATATGCTGCAAACATCGACCCATTCAGGAAAATCGGAACACTTACGGAAGAGGAGGTGAAGAAAATAGAAGATGTTCTAAAGGATCCATTGGCTCATGGTATTCCCGCATGGATGCTCAACAGGAGAAAGGATTATGAGACCGGGAAGGATATGCATCTCGTCGGACCGGAAATCGATTTCTATGTGAAGATGGACATCGACAGAGAGAAAAGAATAAGAAGCAGAAGGGGCATCAGACACGAGCTCGGGTTGCCTGTCAGAGGGCAGAGAACCAGAACCACTGGTAGAAGAGGAATGACGGTTGGAGTTGTTAGAAAGAAAGGAGCTCAACCGAAGGCTGAAGAGAAGGAGGAGAAGAAGAAATGA
- a CDS encoding 30S ribosomal protein S4, whose amino-acid sequence MRRIKKKYETPRHPWDKARMDAEDKLLRTYGLRRKREIWRAQTVLRKFRAQARELMARSDPQAEKEKAALIRRLQKFGLVGENATLDDVLGLTVEDIIQRYLQWIVYKKGLARTPKQARQMIVHGHVKIGGRAMKSPSYMVPVAEEDIIEVTLPLEKIGKGAAVEAGE is encoded by the coding sequence ATGAGGAGGATTAAGAAGAAATATGAAACACCAAGGCATCCTTGGGACAAGGCAAGGATGGATGCAGAAGACAAGCTCTTGCGAACATACGGTTTGAGAAGAAAGAGAGAGATCTGGAGGGCGCAAACAGTTCTTAGGAAATTTAGAGCACAGGCTAGGGAGCTAATGGCGAGGAGCGACCCGCAGGCTGAGAAGGAGAAGGCAGCACTCATAAGAAGGTTGCAGAAGTTTGGGCTGGTTGGGGAAAACGCAACACTTGACGATGTCCTTGGTTTGACAGTCGAAGACATCATCCAGAGATATCTTCAATGGATAGTTTACAAGAAAGGATTGGCAAGAACACCAAAGCAGGCCAGACAGATGATTGTCCACGGACATGTAAAGATCGGCGGAAGAGCTATGAAATCTCCGAGCTATATGGTTCCAGTTGCCGAGGAAGATATAATAGAAGTCACCCTTCCGCTTGAGAAAATTGGAAAAGGCGCCGCGGTGGAGGCTGGTGAGTAA
- a CDS encoding N-glycosylase/DNA lyase, producing MKGKTELLEIHGKIKSEIERRLREFEKTWRTDDEKVFSELAFCLLTPQSKAKVCWETVEKLEKSRTLFSGGEKEIAEFLRPIRFWRKKARYIIEARKRFTKGGKLVIREELTKFLNNPMEAREFLVKEVKGLGYKEASHFLRNIGWGRDLAILDRHILRSLLEFGVIDEIPKNLNKKTYLSIEQKMRKFSDELGIPMSHLDFVLWYRKTGEVFK from the coding sequence TTGAAGGGGAAGACAGAACTCCTCGAAATTCATGGAAAAATAAAAAGCGAAATAGAGCGCAGGCTTCGGGAGTTCGAAAAAACGTGGAGAACAGACGATGAGAAAGTCTTCTCTGAGCTAGCCTTCTGCCTTCTTACGCCTCAGTCGAAAGCGAAAGTTTGCTGGGAGACAGTTGAGAAACTCGAAAAAAGTCGGACACTTTTCTCTGGAGGAGAAAAAGAAATTGCGGAATTTCTACGTCCGATAAGATTCTGGAGAAAAAAGGCGAGATATATCATTGAAGCCAGAAAGAGATTCACAAAAGGTGGAAAACTTGTGATAAGAGAAGAGCTTACAAAATTCTTGAATAATCCCATGGAAGCCAGAGAATTCCTTGTAAAAGAGGTCAAGGGGCTTGGATACAAAGAAGCCAGCCACTTTCTGAGAAATATCGGCTGGGGGAGAGATCTGGCGATACTCGACAGGCATATACTCAGAAGCCTGCTGGAATTCGGAGTTATAGACGAGATTCCAAAAAACCTGAATAAAAAAACTTACCTTTCGATCGAGCAAAAGATGAGAAAATTCTCGGATGAATTGGGAATTCCCATGTCGCATTTGGATTTCGTGCTTTGGTACAGAAAAACAGGTGAAGTCTTCAAGTGA
- a CDS encoding amidohydrolase family protein: protein MLSNVTILEGDDLSPVNGYLVIKDGKIEKISEGFPPSFSKDLKRSIIIPPFLNAHTHLGDSRWKELYIGKTQNEVVGPDGLKHKLLKEAKEDDLVMAMRNSIRSMLISGTIGFCDFREGGLAGLRLLKRATISQIRSFILARGNTFDECIEVLREADGMGMPSLDFLPWQELVKVARETRRLAKIFSVHVSETAEAERKSIRERGEGELSVALKLRPSFLVHGTHSSREDLRKAKKKKVPVVFCPRANRLLSVGSPPISQALEIDLEFWLGSDNVCVCEPVMFDVLSSAWECVRLDNPRAGSEEARRLLISATVSPSKFFLKEGGIKEGKDATFVVLARRENLRYVEDIYAGIVNRANVNNVRSFFVCGKEV from the coding sequence GTGCTGTCGAATGTTACAATTTTGGAGGGCGATGACCTATCTCCCGTAAATGGATATCTCGTCATAAAGGACGGAAAGATAGAGAAGATTTCAGAGGGATTCCCTCCAAGCTTCTCAAAAGATCTGAAAAGATCGATTATAATCCCGCCCTTCCTCAATGCTCATACTCATCTTGGAGATTCAAGGTGGAAAGAACTTTACATCGGGAAGACGCAGAATGAAGTCGTAGGACCGGACGGTCTGAAGCATAAACTCCTGAAAGAGGCAAAGGAAGATGACCTCGTTATGGCGATGCGAAACTCCATTCGTTCAATGTTGATATCTGGAACGATAGGCTTCTGTGACTTCAGAGAAGGAGGTTTAGCTGGACTGAGGTTGCTGAAGAGAGCCACCATTTCACAAATTCGAAGTTTTATTTTAGCAAGAGGCAACACTTTTGACGAATGCATTGAGGTTCTCAGAGAAGCAGATGGAATGGGGATGCCATCTCTAGATTTCTTACCTTGGCAGGAGCTTGTCAAGGTTGCGCGTGAAACGAGACGTCTTGCCAAGATTTTTTCTGTTCACGTTTCGGAGACGGCCGAAGCTGAAAGAAAATCCATCAGGGAAAGAGGAGAGGGAGAACTATCTGTGGCTCTGAAACTTCGTCCGAGCTTCTTGGTTCACGGGACTCACAGCAGTAGGGAAGATCTGAGAAAGGCGAAAAAGAAGAAAGTCCCGGTAGTCTTCTGTCCTAGAGCAAATAGGCTTCTATCCGTAGGCTCCCCTCCGATTTCCCAAGCCTTGGAAATAGATCTCGAGTTCTGGCTTGGCTCAGACAACGTGTGCGTTTGCGAGCCGGTGATGTTTGATGTTCTCAGCTCTGCTTGGGAATGCGTAAGGCTGGATAACCCACGAGCAGGTAGTGAAGAGGCGCGTCGTCTACTGATATCCGCCACAGTTTCTCCTTCAAAGTTTTTCCTCAAAGAGGGCGGCATTAAGGAGGGCAAAGACGCAACTTTTGTGGTTCTAGCTAGGAGAGAAAATCTGCGGTATGTCGAGGATATTTACGCGGGCATAGTGAACCGAGCCAATGTTAACAATGTTCGCTCATTTTTTGTCTGCGGAAAGGAAGTTTAA
- a CDS encoding aspartate-semialdehyde dehydrogenase family protein, protein MQKLKVGILGATGEVGQKFVVNLQNHPWFEIQSLFASERSAGKTYGEALGYGTDSSRWFLQEEPRPEILEIRVENVKEAVREKCDLIFSALPSEIALEIEGEVAKEKPVVSTASAYRYFEDSFTYLPGVNEDHVQMIEVQRRNRGWKGFVVPQPNCTTIGLVLSLKPIYDAFGLESVIMASMQAVSGAGYEAVVEWAKQRSEVGSKLPSVLQEYRPRMFEGNVIPYIKGEEEKVKKETVKLLGRFDGGRIIPADLKITCKCNRVPVHHGHTESVFIQTRKDCSVEDLINVWKSYKGEPQRLGLPTAPKNPIVVMEERDRPQPRFDVLIEGGMAVVVGGIEANCFERGFQYTVLSHNTELGAAKGAVLAAEYLYKTGWIPLRA, encoded by the coding sequence ATTCTGGGTGCGACGGGCGAGGTAGGCCAGAAGTTCGTGGTAAATCTTCAAAATCATCCATGGTTTGAAATTCAAAGTCTTTTCGCCTCAGAAAGGTCTGCGGGCAAGACATATGGCGAGGCCTTAGGTTATGGAACTGACTCATCAAGATGGTTTCTTCAAGAAGAGCCCCGGCCAGAGATCTTGGAGATAAGAGTAGAAAACGTCAAAGAGGCGGTCAGAGAAAAGTGTGATCTCATCTTCTCCGCTCTCCCTTCTGAGATAGCTCTAGAAATAGAGGGAGAAGTCGCTAAAGAAAAACCGGTAGTCAGCACAGCCTCCGCCTACAGATATTTTGAAGACAGTTTCACATACCTTCCAGGAGTCAATGAAGATCACGTGCAGATGATAGAAGTTCAAAGGAGAAACAGGGGATGGAAGGGCTTCGTTGTTCCTCAGCCAAATTGCACAACAATTGGGCTGGTTTTATCTCTGAAACCGATTTACGATGCCTTCGGTCTGGAGAGCGTGATAATGGCCTCAATGCAAGCTGTATCCGGAGCCGGTTATGAAGCCGTCGTTGAATGGGCAAAGCAGAGATCGGAAGTCGGTTCGAAATTACCATCCGTTCTTCAGGAGTACAGACCGAGAATGTTCGAAGGGAATGTGATTCCATACATAAAGGGCGAAGAAGAGAAGGTCAAGAAGGAAACGGTGAAACTCTTAGGTCGCTTTGACGGGGGTAGAATAATTCCAGCAGATTTAAAGATCACGTGTAAGTGTAACAGAGTTCCGGTTCATCACGGTCATACAGAGTCGGTCTTCATCCAGACGAGAAAAGATTGTTCTGTTGAAGATTTGATAAATGTGTGGAAGAGTTATAAAGGAGAACCACAGAGACTTGGTCTACCGACTGCGCCCAAGAACCCGATTGTTGTGATGGAGGAAAGAGACAGACCACAACCTAGGTTTGACGTGCTCATTGAGGGAGGAATGGCCGTAGTTGTCGGAGGAATTGAAGCCAACTGTTTTGAAAGAGGTTTCCAGTACACCGTGTTGTCCCATAACACGGAGTTGGGGGCAGCAAAAGGAGCCGTTCTAGCTGCAGAGTATCTCTACAAAACCGGATGGATTCCGCTGCGAGCATGA
- a CDS encoding R.Pab1 family restriction endonuclease gives MNIKCNVFYDEKARKIVVELPITLQTSLVRVKDVDGSPIGSVRSQNLRENWYIEWQISYFDENRRLVELGEMFRLLVTKKVINEARIKELYSYLKNRDVFFEETFFINIEKDEKAKKFEGFTLLYKKAPILRKQLSDGSFIHIELRHKQKAVGYQAMLYIFIPIRSVISKLDRNPIVDRPAHRNEVVLWFPTEEHIIELMKGFSVMSKKHLKDIVSIVKKFHGV, from the coding sequence ATGAATATCAAATGTAATGTATTTTATGACGAGAAGGCGAGAAAAATCGTCGTAGAGTTGCCCATTACTTTACAAACAAGTTTAGTTAGAGTTAAAGATGTAGATGGAAGTCCAATAGGTAGCGTTAGATCACAAAATTTAAGAGAGAATTGGTATATAGAATGGCAGATTTCTTACTTTGATGAAAATAGGCGGCTTGTGGAGTTAGGGGAAATGTTTAGATTATTAGTCACTAAAAAAGTAATAAATGAAGCTAGGATAAAAGAATTATACAGTTATCTAAAAAATAGAGATGTTTTCTTCGAGGAAACTTTTTTTATCAATATAGAAAAAGACGAGAAAGCCAAGAAATTCGAAGGATTTACCTTACTGTACAAGAAAGCGCCAATCTTAAGAAAACAGCTGTCGGACGGATCATTTATTCATATTGAACTAAGACACAAACAGAAAGCAGTAGGATATCAGGCTATGTTATATATCTTTATTCCGATAAGAAGTGTTATATCTAAACTTGATCGTAATCCTATAGTAGATAGACCAGCACACCGAAATGAGGTGGTATTATGGTTCCCCACAGAAGAACATATCATTGAACTCATGAAAGGATTCTCCGTGATGTCCAAGAAGCATTTGAAAGACATCGTATCTATTGTGAAAAAGTTTCATGGCGTTTAA
- a CDS encoding ABC transporter ATP-binding protein: MPQAIVTENLTKYYGKLLALDNLNMKIKRGESVGLLGPNGAGKSTTIKLLCGLIRPSGGRAYVNDFNVIEEHEAAVENLGVIVETPEFYPFLTPEEILKYFGHLRGVKNLKEKIKEVLRMVGLEKWAKVKIENFSSGMKQRLAIAQAFLHDPPILILDEPSSGLDPKGMVEIRNILKSIKGEKTILLSSHLLNEVVQVCDKIAIMNEGRLQAFNSVRNLKRKYGSLERAYIRLTGG, translated from the coding sequence ATGCCGCAAGCGATTGTGACCGAAAATCTAACAAAATACTACGGGAAGCTGCTCGCGCTGGACAATCTAAACATGAAAATAAAGCGGGGAGAAAGCGTCGGGCTTCTAGGCCCGAATGGAGCCGGGAAAAGCACAACCATAAAGCTTCTGTGCGGGCTCATAAGACCTTCCGGAGGAAGAGCGTATGTCAACGACTTCAATGTCATCGAAGAGCATGAGGCGGCGGTCGAAAATTTGGGCGTGATTGTTGAAACCCCAGAGTTCTATCCGTTTCTTACACCGGAGGAGATCTTGAAATATTTTGGACATCTCCGGGGCGTAAAAAACCTGAAGGAAAAAATTAAGGAAGTCCTCAGAATGGTTGGGCTGGAAAAGTGGGCAAAAGTCAAAATCGAAAATTTCTCAAGCGGAATGAAGCAAAGGCTCGCGATCGCTCAGGCATTTCTTCACGACCCGCCCATTCTAATTTTAGATGAACCATCTTCCGGTCTTGACCCAAAAGGGATGGTGGAAATCAGAAACATTTTGAAGTCTATAAAAGGAGAAAAAACCATTCTCCTGTCATCTCATCTGCTGAATGAAGTCGTACAGGTTTGTGATAAAATCGCAATCATGAATGAAGGAAGACTTCAAGCGTTCAACAGCGTGAGAAATCTGAAGAGGAAGTACGGCTCACTGGAAAGAGCTTACATAAGACTGACGGGTGGTTGA
- a CDS encoding N-6 DNA methylase: protein MYEPEAYPTTNLRGRILKEINQKEKHFARKEKVFGQFMTPPEVANFIVDFAVISLDRRPKLAIDPACGDGVFLKALIKKKINRIVGIDIDESIIPDNLKTACEIFAPRNGLLPLSEELEGHADIVVGNPPFSAKYGRVKDKEILSKFELGKGRKSQAIEILFLERFIQLASSGGVIGIILPSSIFSNVLLQDVREFINSNTSILGIISLPRGIFRGTKNTTSKTNVLFAKKDAENDDGNIFMGIVNKLEDLSLVLRAYQEKKKMNNPPAFWIKTNVDVLSPEFYFVPIHLKSNQKIVKLGELVSEMFCGKTKYGPKRQFVTKGVRFISAKTVTPLGIDFSRENRGRHYIDPNSEMYHPKAHVKIGDLLFVRVGVGCIGRAAVVTTPDEQGVADDWIYIIRPKKESLAYYLAFYLQSKYGTSQINALKRGVGTVTIPQRLLKNLVVPIPSEAQLQKFKEYYLEMIKCRQQNEDRARKIFQKAIEMVEKISGEEKL, encoded by the coding sequence ATGTATGAACCCGAAGCTTATCCCACAACGAACTTAAGGGGAAGAATATTGAAAGAAATTAATCAAAAAGAAAAACACTTTGCGAGAAAAGAAAAGGTGTTTGGACAGTTCATGACCCCCCCAGAAGTAGCAAACTTCATAGTAGATTTCGCAGTCATATCTTTGGATCGCAGACCCAAACTTGCCATTGATCCTGCTTGCGGCGATGGGGTTTTCCTTAAAGCTTTAATCAAGAAAAAAATCAATCGGATTGTAGGAATCGATATTGACGAGAGTATAATACCCGACAATCTGAAGACTGCATGCGAGATTTTTGCTCCGAGAAATGGGCTCCTTCCATTAAGTGAAGAATTGGAGGGACATGCAGACATCGTAGTGGGTAATCCTCCTTTTAGTGCGAAATATGGGAGAGTAAAGGACAAAGAAATTTTATCAAAATTTGAACTTGGGAAAGGGAGAAAAAGTCAAGCAATAGAAATCCTTTTTCTAGAGCGGTTTATACAGTTGGCCTCTAGTGGTGGAGTGATAGGAATTATCCTACCTTCAAGCATCTTTTCTAATGTTTTACTTCAAGATGTGCGAGAATTTATCAATAGTAACACTTCGATTCTTGGCATAATCTCCCTTCCAAGAGGAATATTTCGGGGGACAAAAAACACGACGTCAAAAACTAATGTTTTGTTCGCAAAAAAGGATGCTGAAAATGATGATGGTAATATCTTCATGGGAATAGTGAACAAGCTTGAAGACCTTTCTTTAGTTCTGAGGGCTTACCAAGAGAAAAAAAAGATGAATAACCCTCCAGCATTTTGGATTAAAACCAATGTTGATGTCTTGTCCCCAGAATTTTACTTTGTACCCATCCACTTGAAGAGCAATCAAAAAATAGTGAAGTTGGGCGAGCTAGTTTCGGAAATGTTTTGTGGAAAAACAAAATATGGGCCAAAAAGGCAATTCGTAACTAAAGGGGTTCGCTTCATTTCTGCGAAAACTGTTACTCCTTTGGGAATAGATTTTAGCAGAGAGAATCGAGGCAGACACTATATCGACCCAAACAGCGAGATGTACCACCCAAAAGCGCATGTCAAAATAGGTGATCTTCTTTTTGTTCGCGTGGGCGTTGGTTGTATAGGTAGAGCTGCAGTTGTTACTACGCCAGATGAACAAGGAGTTGCCGATGATTGGATATACATCATCAGACCAAAGAAAGAATCGCTTGCATACTACTTGGCGTTTTACTTGCAATCAAAATATGGAACTTCTCAAATAAACGCGTTGAAAAGAGGTGTTGGAACAGTTACAATACCACAACGCCTATTGAAAAATTTGGTTGTTCCAATTCCCTCTGAGGCCCAATTGCAAAAATTCAAAGAATACTATCTAGAAATGATAAAGTGCAGACAACAAAATGAGGACAGGGCGAGAAAAATTTTCCAGAAAGCCATTGAAATGGTCGAAAAAATATCAGGAGAAGAAAAATTATGA
- a CDS encoding ABC transporter permease subunit, with protein sequence MNKFKTVFKYELLKHLRRKRFYGALAAVLLATFLMTFLYRSIDIPGKMRESLLERLPENIPRETGEMILDQYGIKDSPEFFAVFTGSVGPSIALLFSVFFAGDAIASEFERKTGVFLFSSPVGRKTIVAGKYFACLIATISLLAVGYAVSALSILGLYGTVPFGMLGSLGVAFAVATFMVAMTFIFSSLMRGGMGATVATLLTYMIIFSIISTSLVYAGYDPWFMPDRAADAISATYNVSLESVYGAFGISAQIKTPEPLTSSILLLSYSVFLLLASIILTERREFA encoded by the coding sequence ATGAACAAGTTCAAGACTGTTTTCAAGTATGAGCTGCTGAAACATTTGCGAAGAAAGCGCTTTTACGGAGCGTTGGCAGCAGTTCTACTCGCGACCTTTCTGATGACCTTTCTTTACCGTTCTATAGACATTCCGGGAAAGATGCGTGAAAGTCTTCTCGAACGTTTGCCTGAGAATATTCCTAGGGAAACCGGAGAGATGATCCTCGATCAGTACGGAATAAAAGATAGTCCGGAGTTTTTCGCAGTCTTTACTGGCTCTGTTGGACCGTCTATAGCCCTCCTATTTTCCGTATTCTTCGCTGGAGATGCAATAGCTTCAGAGTTTGAGCGAAAAACAGGAGTCTTTCTGTTTTCCTCACCGGTGGGGCGAAAAACAATCGTGGCGGGTAAATATTTCGCCTGTCTGATAGCCACGATATCCCTCCTCGCAGTTGGCTATGCGGTTTCCGCTCTCTCCATTCTTGGACTATACGGCACGGTACCGTTCGGAATGCTCGGATCCCTGGGAGTGGCTTTCGCCGTGGCCACTTTCATGGTTGCAATGACGTTCATCTTCAGTTCGTTGATGCGAGGAGGCATGGGGGCAACGGTTGCCACGCTACTTACATACATGATCATCTTCAGCATAATATCAACGTCTTTGGTTTACGCCGGCTATGACCCATGGTTCATGCCAGACAGAGCCGCGGACGCGATAAGCGCAACCTACAATGTGAGCCTCGAAAGCGTTTATGGCGCTTTCGGAATATCGGCTCAGATAAAGACCCCAGAACCTCTCACGAGCTCTATACTCTTACTCTCCTACTCAGTTTTTCTCCTCCTCGCGAGCATTATCCTAACCGAAAGAAGGGAATTCGCTTGA
- a CDS encoding CBS domain-containing protein: MKVKDAMTREVKWVEVPGVSSDALDLMKKLGTNAVPVVRKDTEEFVGMVSAQTILENPDENQLAMLVDRDVPTISPDADLGEAAKLMFEKNVRRLPVLKEKKLVGILTVRDILRRVIAAMNIDKPAEEFMRPHMIAVWDGTPLKVAVHLLKLSGFRVLPVIDDEGKLVGKLSDTDVLKVSDVDISSTVGQLTGKSESDSWAWDTEARIYITKKELKLPDKLVRDVMSPKLITISRSTPVGEVSRMLAESRDNEAFVLGSSEELLGLVRDIDLLKVLF, translated from the coding sequence GTGAAGGTCAAAGATGCGATGACTCGCGAGGTCAAATGGGTAGAAGTGCCGGGAGTCTCTTCAGACGCTCTAGACCTCATGAAAAAACTCGGCACGAATGCGGTCCCGGTCGTTCGGAAGGACACGGAGGAGTTTGTTGGCATGGTTTCAGCTCAAACAATTCTTGAGAATCCGGATGAGAATCAATTAGCCATGCTTGTCGACCGCGATGTTCCAACTATTTCTCCTGACGCAGATCTCGGCGAGGCAGCAAAACTGATGTTTGAGAAAAACGTGCGCAGACTCCCAGTTCTTAAGGAGAAAAAGCTTGTGGGGATTCTCACCGTAAGAGACATCCTAAGGAGAGTAATAGCGGCCATGAATATAGACAAGCCGGCTGAGGAGTTCATGCGCCCCCATATGATTGCGGTTTGGGACGGGACCCCCCTGAAAGTTGCCGTTCACCTTCTCAAGCTTTCGGGCTTTCGTGTGCTCCCCGTGATAGACGATGAGGGTAAACTGGTGGGTAAGCTGAGCGACACCGACGTCTTAAAAGTGTCCGATGTGGACATTTCCTCGACCGTTGGACAGCTCACGGGCAAAAGTGAAAGTGATAGCTGGGCCTGGGACACCGAGGCGCGAATCTACATAACAAAAAAAGAACTGAAACTTCCAGATAAACTCGTGAGGGATGTCATGTCGCCAAAGCTCATAACGATTTCTAGGAGCACACCGGTCGGCGAGGTCTCGAGAATGCTCGCCGAGAGCAGAGATAATGAGGCGTTCGTTCTCGGCAGCTCAGAGGAACTTTTGGGTCTGGTTAGGGACATCGATCTGCTTAAAGTCCTTTTCTGA
- a CDS encoding DNA-directed RNA polymerase subunit D → MEIEIVKKDGLKLEFILNGSDPAFANSLRRAAIGEVPTMAVDEIEVIENESPLYDEIIAHRLAMIPLRTPAKGYVLPDECKCGGKGCPKCTVEMSLDVEGPAIVKSGDIQSSDKEVVPVSNEIPIVELQPGQRLVLNIYARLGLGKDHAKWMPGLVFYRYFPVIEVGKECNGCGKCVEACPREVLAVEEKELKVKRLMECILCRACVEVCPRNAIEVKGDPTKFIFKVESSGALPPEEIVLKAVESLRKGFEDAGKAFK, encoded by the coding sequence ATGGAAATCGAAATCGTCAAAAAGGATGGTTTAAAGCTTGAGTTCATCCTGAATGGGAGTGATCCGGCTTTCGCCAACTCTCTTAGGAGAGCCGCTATCGGAGAAGTTCCAACGATGGCGGTTGATGAAATCGAAGTAATTGAAAATGAGTCTCCTCTTTACGACGAGATAATCGCTCACAGACTTGCGATGATCCCGCTGAGGACTCCGGCAAAAGGATACGTTCTCCCGGATGAATGCAAATGTGGTGGAAAAGGGTGTCCAAAATGCACTGTTGAGATGTCTCTGGATGTGGAAGGACCAGCGATCGTGAAAAGCGGAGACATACAATCGTCTGATAAAGAAGTCGTGCCGGTCTCGAATGAGATTCCAATAGTAGAGCTTCAGCCAGGACAAAGGCTCGTGCTGAACATTTATGCTAGGCTGGGGCTTGGAAAAGATCATGCGAAATGGATGCCTGGTCTCGTGTTTTACAGATATTTCCCCGTCATTGAAGTGGGGAAAGAGTGCAACGGGTGTGGAAAATGTGTTGAGGCCTGTCCGAGAGAAGTGCTAGCGGTGGAGGAGAAGGAACTGAAGGTGAAGAGACTCATGGAATGTATACTCTGTCGCGCATGTGTGGAGGTCTGTCCGAGGAATGCGATAGAGGTGAAAGGAGATCCGACGAAGTTTATATTCAAGGTGGAGTCTAGCGGAGCTCTTCCTCCTGAGGAGATCGTGCTGAAGGCGGTGGAAAGTCTGCGTAAGGGTTTTGAAGACGCGGGCAAGGCGTTTAAATAG